A single window of Cucurbita pepo subsp. pepo cultivar mu-cu-16 unplaced genomic scaffold, ASM280686v2 Cp4.1_scaffold000543, whole genome shotgun sequence DNA harbors:
- the LOC111785539 gene encoding E3 ubiquitin-protein ligase CIP8-like, whose translation MKNVIARRIASFVVQMACRNDNLTFYIVSEIDYIQMFWLDQSATAEEEEEETKIFDDFSGRRGAPETGIERLKKEQFDGFGGEDLGNYSVCYDEMKDGGEEVSRMPFGHVYHKSCVLTWLQRNNS comes from the coding sequence ATGAAAAATGTCATTGCTCGAAGGATTGCCTCGTTCGTCGTTCAAATGGCGTGCAGAAATGACAATCTAACGTTCTACATCGTTTCGGAAATCGATTACATACAGATGTTTTGGTTGGACCAGAGTGCGActgcggaggaggaggaggaggagacgAAAATTTTTGACGACTTTTCGGGGAGGAGAGGGGCGCCGGAGACGGGGATAGAGAGGTTGAAGAAGGAGCAATTCGATGGGTTTGGGGGAGAAGATTTGGGGAATTATAGTGTGTGTTATGATGAGATGAAGGACGGCGGGGAAGAAGTGAGCAGAATGCCCTTCGGACATGTGTATCATAAATCTTGTGTTCTCACTTGGCTTCAAAGGAACAACTCATGA